From Pelotomaculum schinkii, the proteins below share one genomic window:
- a CDS encoding MoaD/ThiS family protein, whose product MIKVKLHPALQKTESKVKGYIQIQYEHGLTVEKLRELLKIQIAEVGFILINGKHAKNYDVLNRGDIVEFYPIFGGG is encoded by the coding sequence GTGATTAAGGTTAAGCTACACCCTGCATTGCAAAAAACAGAGTCCAAAGTTAAAGGTTACATCCAAATACAATATGAACATGGATTAACGGTAGAAAAGTTAAGGGAGCTTTTAAAAATACAAATAGCTGAAGTAGGGTTTATCCTGATTAACGGAAAGCATGCAAAGAATTATGATGTATTAAACCGGGGGGACATCGTTGAGTTTTATCCTATCTTTGGAGGCGGGTAA
- the yabQ gene encoding spore cortex biosynthesis protein YabQ — MLINQAGAFTSTIVIGMSAGLLYDYYRAVRAAYKLRKIGTFIGDVVYWLVTTAMVFGMLLWGTWGELRLYVFIGIGLGALLYFHLFSRAAYRVFRLKFYIIHRTWALLLWTVHWLWMVVTYPVRLLLFSLSYPYRLLGSIVNKTGGGFKTAWYRLVGRRVERGLGGLRRRLSRLVFWRKKKDD; from the coding sequence ATGCTTATCAACCAGGCGGGAGCTTTCACCTCTACCATCGTCATAGGCATGTCCGCAGGTCTATTATATGACTATTACCGCGCGGTCAGGGCGGCTTACAAGCTAAGGAAAATTGGGACTTTTATTGGTGACGTGGTCTACTGGCTGGTTACCACGGCCATGGTTTTTGGCATGCTGCTGTGGGGGACCTGGGGGGAATTGCGCCTTTATGTATTCATCGGCATCGGCCTGGGCGCGCTTTTATACTTTCACCTGTTCAGCCGCGCCGCCTACCGCGTGTTCCGGTTGAAGTTTTACATCATTCACCGGACCTGGGCTTTATTGCTGTGGACGGTGCACTGGCTGTGGATGGTTGTTACTTACCCGGTGCGATTGCTGCTGTTTAGCCTTTCTTACCCGTACAGGCTATTGGGAAGTATTGTGAACAAAACGGGCGGGGGATTTAAAACTGCCTGGTACCGGCTGGTTGGCAGGAGAGTTGAGCGGGGCCTGGGCGGATTGAGAAGGCGGCTCTCCCGCCTGGTATTTTGGAGGAAAAAAAAGGATGATTAA
- the yabP gene encoding sporulation protein YabP has protein sequence MEEHVTHSLVVSGRKQLVLQGVLRVDSFDEAEINLETNLGVLSLKGEGLHITQLSLETGSLTAEGYFTSFQYMESKSKGKGKGLLSKILK, from the coding sequence GTGGAGGAACACGTCACGCACAGCCTGGTGGTCAGCGGGCGAAAGCAGTTGGTCCTGCAGGGGGTGCTGCGCGTCGACAGCTTTGATGAGGCCGAGATTAACCTGGAAACCAATCTGGGCGTCCTGAGCCTCAAAGGCGAGGGGCTGCATATTACCCAACTCAGCCTGGAAACAGGCAGCCTGACTGCGGAAGGGTACTTCACCTCTTTTCAGTACATGGAAAGCAAGAGCAAAGGCAAGGGCAAGGGATTATTAAGCAAGATTTTAAAATAA